The genomic region ATATAAAAAAATATAATTTAGTATTTATACCAGGTGGTTTTTCATATGGTGATTATTTAAGAGCAGGAGCATTAGCAAAATTTTCACCTGTAATGAAAGAAGTAGAGAGATATGTAGAAGAAGATAGAGGATTGGTATTGGGAATTTGTAACGGATTTCAAATATTAACAGAAGCTGGTTTGTTAAAAGGAGCATTAACTAAGAATAAAACTTTGAAATTTATATGCAAAGATGTAGATGTAAAAGTTATTAATAAAGAAACTCCTTTTGCAAAACATATAAAAAAAGAAAGTTTAACAATTCCAATTGCTCATGCAGAAGGAAATTACTATATTGAAGATTATGATTATTTGAAAGAAAATAATTTAATAGCTTTTGAATATGTGGATAATCCCAATGGTTCTATAGGAAATATAGCGGGAATATATAATGAGAAATTTAATGTTTTAGGAATGATGCCACACCCTGAAAGGAATTCATTAAAAACATTAGGTAATGGTGATGGATTAGAAATTTTACTATCAATCAGGAGGGCTTTAGAAAATGAATAATTTATATCTAGAATTAGGATTAAAAGATTTTGAATATGAAAAAATAAAAAAAGATTTAAATAGAGAACCAAATGATTTAGAAGTATATATGTATTCTGCACAATGGTCTGAACATTGTGGTTATAAACATTCAAAGGAATTACTTAAAAGATTACCAAAAAGCATAGAGAATGAAAATGCAGGTTATGTAATTATAGATGATTATGCGGTGGTTTTTAAAGTGGAAAGTCATAATCATCCAAGTGCTGTTGAGCCATATCAAGGTGCTGCAACAGGTATTGGTGGGATAGTTAGAGATGTATTGGCAATGGGAGCAAGGCCGGTAGCTTTACTTGATTCTTTGCGTTTTGGAAAAGATATTAAATCAAAAAATATCTTTGAAGGCGTTGTTTCTGGAATTAGTGGTTATGGTAATTCTATAGGTGTTCCTACAGTTGCAGGCGAAACATTTTTTGATGAAAGTTACAATACTAATCCTCTTGTAAATGTAATGTGTGTTGGTCTTGCAAAAACAGAAGAATTAGCTTCCTCAAAAGCAAATGAAGCTAATAAATTATACGTTTATGTAGGCTCTAAAACAGGGAGAGATGGAATTCACGGTGCATCTTTTGCTTCAAAAGAGTTATCAGGAAAAGATGATAGACCATCTGTTCAGGTTGGAGATCCTTTTTCTGAAAAAAATCTCATTGAAGCAACTCTTGAAATATTGAAATTAAAAGGTGTATTAGCCTGTCAAGATATGGGTGCGGCTGGGATTTTAAGTTCATCTTCTGAGATGTCCTTTAAAGGAAATCTTGGATGTGAATTATATATGGATAAAGTTCCTTTAAGAGAAGAAAATATGGAACCATGGGAAATATTATTATCAGAATCTCAAGAAAGAATGTTATTTTTGGTAGAACCTGGTGAAGAGAAAGAAATAGAAAAAATTGCAAAAAAATATTTTTTAGACTATGCAGTAATAGGTAAAACAATAAATGGTGAAAATATTAGAATAATGAAAAATGACAATATCCTTTCCGAAATGCCTATATCTTCACTTGTTGATGCTCCTTCGATGTATAGACCTACTAAAGAACCTACATATATAAAAGAAATAAAAAACAAAAAATTTGAAATGGCAATAGATTTAAAAACAGCTTTTTATAAGGTGTTAAAGGATATTAATGTTGTTAATAAATCATGGATTTTTGAACAATATGATTATAAAGTTGGAACTAACACATTGATGGTTCCTGGAAAAGCTGATGCTTCAGTTGTGTGGATTAAAGATACAAATAAAGGGGTAGCTGTTACTATAGATGGAAATGGGTTATATTCCTATATTGATCCATATGAAGGAAGTAAAAATATAGTTTTTGAAGCTGCAAGAAATCTTGTTTCAGTAGGAGCAAAACCGTTAGGTGTTACAGATAATATGAATTTTGGTAATCCTGAAGATGACATGGTAATGTGGCAATTTGAAAAGAGTATCGAAGGAATATCAGAAGCATGTAAAACTTTGAATATTCCAGTTACAGGAGGTAATGTTAGTTTCTATAATGAATCAGAAAATATGGCAATATTGCCAACACCTGTGATTGGTATGATCGGAGAAATAGATATAAACAAAATAATGGATATGACTTTTAAAAATCCAACAGATAAAGTTTATCTAATTGGAAAGGTGAATTTAGATAGAGAAAGAATTGGTGGAAGTATATACCAAAGGATTTTAAATAATTTCATTGGTGGAGAAATAGATAAGGTAGATCCAAAATTTGAATTAAAGCTATATAATGTGATTTTTGATTTAATAGAAAATAAAGTTGTTAATTCAATTCATGATGTTTCAAAAGGTGGAATTACTATTGCAGTTTTAGAATCAGCATTGAATGGCAATAAAGGGTTTAAAGGAGATTTAGGTAATACGCTTGAAGATTTGTTTGGTGAAAATCAATCGAGATTTATATTAACAGTTTCAAGTGAAAAGGCAAGAATATTAGAAAATATATTAAAAGACAAAAATATAGAATTCAAAAACATTGGCGAAGTAATGCCGGCAGATTATGGATTTAATTTAGGATTTGAAAAATTTGATTTTGAGGAATTGAAGGATATTTACTATAATTCCATACAAAATTATATGGAGGAATAAAAATGTTAATGGAAGAGTGTGGTGTATACGGTGCTTATTTTAAAAATAATGAAAATGCTATTCCTTATGTTGTTGAGGGGTTAATAGCTTTACAGCATCGAGGTCAGGAATCAGCAGGTGTAGCCTATATATCAGATGAAGAAGTGAAAGTATATAAAAAGATGGGAATGGTTGTTGATGTTTTTAATAATGGAATAATGAAAAAATTGAATAGTTCGCAGGCAATAGGGCATGTAAGATATTCCACAAAAGGGAAATCGGAAATTCAAAATTCTCAACCATTCCATGTAAGATTTAAAAATGAACATTTTGCTATTGCGCATAATGGACAGATAGAAAATGCAGAAGATTTAAGACAAATGTTGGAAGAAAGAGGAACAATATTTTTAACAGAAAGTGATACAGAGTTAATTTTGCATATTTTGATAAAACAAATGAGAAAAAACATAAGTGAATGGACTCTTGAAAATATAGCTAAAACAATATTTGAAAATGTATCACCATCATATTCATTATTATTGCTTTTTAAAGATAGAATAATTGCAATTAGAGATAAATACGGATATAGACCATTATATTATTATATTTCTGAAAAAGGATATTTTATGTCCTCTGAAGATAGTGGATTTAATTTTTTAGATCCAGATCTTAATAATATCTATGAAGTGTTACCAGGAGAAGCTATAGAATTTTCGAGAGATGGAATAAGAAAGTATAACATTGGAAATTCGGAAAAAAGATATTGTTTTTTTGAACATATTTATTTTGCCAGACCTGATTCAAATGTTTTTGGTAAAAATGTACATTTAATGAGAGAAAATTTAGGAAAGTTATGTGCAAAAGAGAATCCTGTTGAGGCTGACATAGTTGTTCCTGTACTTGATAGCGGGTTCTCTGCTGCATTGGGATATTCAAAGGAAAGTAAAATTCCTATTGAAATGGGTTTAATGAGAAATAGATATGTGGGAAGAACATTTATTAATCCAAATCAAAGAGATAGGGAAATTGGAGTAAGAAGGAAACTTCCACCAATATCACATGTAATAAAAAATAAAAGAGTTATTCTTGTAGATGATTCAATAGTAAGAGGTACAACAATGAAAAAAATAGTAAATATGATAAAAAGTGCAGGAGCTAAAGAAGTACATGTGAGGATAGCAAGTCCTAAAGTGCTTAATGCATGCCATTGGGGTGTTGACATACCTACTACTGAAGAATTAATAGCAGCTAATTTAACAATTGAAGAAATGAAAGAAGAATTTAATGCAGATTCTATCGGTTACATTTCATTAGATGGAATAAGAAAATTACTTATGGAAGATTATAATGATTATTGTTT from Marinitoga aeolica harbors:
- the purQ gene encoding phosphoribosylformylglycinamidine synthase subunit PurQ — its product is MKAGIIVFPGTNCDRDAEFALKMAGFDVEYIWHDFENIKKYNLVFIPGGFSYGDYLRAGALAKFSPVMKEVERYVEEDRGLVLGICNGFQILTEAGLLKGALTKNKTLKFICKDVDVKVINKETPFAKHIKKESLTIPIAHAEGNYYIEDYDYLKENNLIAFEYVDNPNGSIGNIAGIYNEKFNVLGMMPHPERNSLKTLGNGDGLEILLSIRRALENE
- the purL gene encoding phosphoribosylformylglycinamidine synthase subunit PurL, which encodes MNNLYLELGLKDFEYEKIKKDLNREPNDLEVYMYSAQWSEHCGYKHSKELLKRLPKSIENENAGYVIIDDYAVVFKVESHNHPSAVEPYQGAATGIGGIVRDVLAMGARPVALLDSLRFGKDIKSKNIFEGVVSGISGYGNSIGVPTVAGETFFDESYNTNPLVNVMCVGLAKTEELASSKANEANKLYVYVGSKTGRDGIHGASFASKELSGKDDRPSVQVGDPFSEKNLIEATLEILKLKGVLACQDMGAAGILSSSSEMSFKGNLGCELYMDKVPLREENMEPWEILLSESQERMLFLVEPGEEKEIEKIAKKYFLDYAVIGKTINGENIRIMKNDNILSEMPISSLVDAPSMYRPTKEPTYIKEIKNKKFEMAIDLKTAFYKVLKDINVVNKSWIFEQYDYKVGTNTLMVPGKADASVVWIKDTNKGVAVTIDGNGLYSYIDPYEGSKNIVFEAARNLVSVGAKPLGVTDNMNFGNPEDDMVMWQFEKSIEGISEACKTLNIPVTGGNVSFYNESENMAILPTPVIGMIGEIDINKIMDMTFKNPTDKVYLIGKVNLDRERIGGSIYQRILNNFIGGEIDKVDPKFELKLYNVIFDLIENKVVNSIHDVSKGGITIAVLESALNGNKGFKGDLGNTLEDLFGENQSRFILTVSSEKARILENILKDKNIEFKNIGEVMPADYGFNLGFEKFDFEELKDIYYNSIQNYMEE
- the purF gene encoding amidophosphoribosyltransferase, which produces MLMEECGVYGAYFKNNENAIPYVVEGLIALQHRGQESAGVAYISDEEVKVYKKMGMVVDVFNNGIMKKLNSSQAIGHVRYSTKGKSEIQNSQPFHVRFKNEHFAIAHNGQIENAEDLRQMLEERGTIFLTESDTELILHILIKQMRKNISEWTLENIAKTIFENVSPSYSLLLLFKDRIIAIRDKYGYRPLYYYISEKGYFMSSEDSGFNFLDPDLNNIYEVLPGEAIEFSRDGIRKYNIGNSEKRYCFFEHIYFARPDSNVFGKNVHLMRENLGKLCAKENPVEADIVVPVLDSGFSAALGYSKESKIPIEMGLMRNRYVGRTFINPNQRDREIGVRRKLPPISHVIKNKRVILVDDSIVRGTTMKKIVNMIKSAGAKEVHVRIASPKVLNACHWGVDIPTTEELIAANLTIEEMKEEFNADSIGYISLDGIRKLLMEDYNDYCFHCFMRGERNGL